From Echinicola jeungdonensis, the proteins below share one genomic window:
- a CDS encoding glycosyltransferase family 4 protein, whose product MKILFLPKYTRTGASSRLRTYQYIPLWEKAGHQCTVAPFFNDIYLEELYNKRKISKGNVWKCFWRRFGWVLRARQFDLVILEKELFPFFPAWLEKFWAGMGVRYIVDYDDAIFHNYDQHPQARIRKLLGKKIDRVMKNSFMVWAGNSYLARRASVAGAKNIKILPTSVDLNRYDPAHLNGKREIKIGWIGSPTTLRYLKGILPALEQLKEKHGFSLTIIANGEGVGFSGKEEKLVWEEQKEADYLSALDIGIMPLKHSPWEQGKCAYKLIQYMATGLPVVASPIGMNKTVVQPGINGFLAGSKEEWVDALSTLMEDKTLRQKMGKAGRKMVEEDYTLAKNWEKIQGWMVELSGEA is encoded by the coding sequence TTGAAAATCCTTTTTTTGCCCAAATATACCAGGACCGGCGCCAGCAGTCGGTTGAGAACATACCAGTATATTCCCCTCTGGGAAAAGGCAGGCCACCAATGTACAGTAGCCCCTTTTTTTAATGACATCTACCTGGAGGAATTGTATAATAAAAGAAAAATCAGCAAAGGAAATGTTTGGAAATGCTTTTGGAGAAGGTTTGGCTGGGTCTTAAGGGCCAGACAATTTGATTTGGTGATCCTGGAAAAAGAATTGTTTCCCTTTTTTCCGGCCTGGTTGGAAAAGTTTTGGGCGGGAATGGGAGTCCGCTATATAGTTGATTATGATGATGCGATCTTTCACAATTATGATCAGCACCCTCAAGCGAGGATTCGAAAATTGCTTGGGAAGAAAATTGACAGAGTAATGAAGAACAGCTTCATGGTTTGGGCGGGGAATAGTTATTTGGCCCGAAGGGCTTCTGTGGCCGGTGCCAAAAATATTAAAATCTTACCCACCTCGGTTGACCTAAATCGTTATGATCCGGCCCACCTTAATGGAAAAAGGGAGATTAAAATCGGTTGGATAGGTTCTCCAACAACCTTAAGGTATTTGAAAGGGATTCTTCCTGCACTTGAGCAATTGAAAGAAAAGCATGGATTTTCCCTGACCATTATTGCCAATGGGGAGGGTGTTGGCTTTAGTGGCAAGGAAGAAAAATTGGTTTGGGAGGAACAAAAAGAGGCTGATTATTTATCAGCTTTGGATATAGGCATTATGCCCTTAAAACATTCTCCTTGGGAACAGGGAAAATGTGCCTATAAACTGATCCAGTATATGGCCACAGGTTTGCCCGTAGTGGCATCCCCAATTGGGATGAACAAAACCGTGGTTCAACCCGGGATTAATGGTTTTTTGGCCGGTTCCAAAGAGGAATGGGTGGATGCCTTATCCACATTAATGGAAGATAAAACCTTAAGGCAAAAAATGGGAAAAGCGGGAAGAAAAATGGTGGAGGAGGATTATACTTTAGCAAAAAACTGGGAAAAGATCCAAGGTTGGATGGTGGAATTAAGTGGGG
- a CDS encoding glycosyltransferase, which translates to MKTHATVKELRYIIIECHVRTHATVEIEKLNLNTQNHAHKESRSAPFPSRGRVGDGVNKIRILHCIETISSGGVEQTRLTLAKGLDKDKYALKIICTKAGGPIAEALEKEGVELIPIGSFKNPFEWSKHQKVRQVIRDFKPHIIHGAIFEGMSMAAIGGKLGKVPVVILEETSDPKRRSRKAIWLQRIWVKVADKVIGIAPTVVSFLNDKVKVSHEKLMLINNGVGEIKEVKENELSHLKASLGICGNDIILGSIGRVYDQVKRFSDILEAMKIINNPSLKFLLVGKGPDLENIKLKARELKLEDQLISVGFQEYTAPYYQLMDIFCLASANEGFGLVAAEAMMHHLPVVATRVGGLQNVVVDGETGFLVPPYSPKDLAEKIQILIDQPELRKKLGEAGHQRARQHYSAERYVREVEELYLELLREKGIIRHFEGHK; encoded by the coding sequence GTGAAGACACATGCCACGGTGAAAGAATTGCGATATATTATAATTGAGTGTCATGTGAGGACACATGCCACGGTGGAAATAGAAAAATTGAATCTTAATACTCAAAATCATGCTCATAAAGAATCAAGATCCGCTCCCTTCCCCTCAAGGGGAAGGGTTGGGGATGGGGTAAACAAAATCCGTATCCTGCACTGCATTGAAACCATTTCCTCAGGTGGAGTGGAACAAACCCGGCTGACCCTGGCCAAAGGATTGGATAAGGATAAATATGCACTAAAAATCATTTGTACCAAGGCTGGTGGCCCCATTGCTGAGGCATTGGAAAAAGAAGGGGTGGAACTGATTCCCATAGGGAGTTTTAAAAATCCTTTTGAATGGAGTAAACATCAAAAGGTAAGACAGGTAATAAGAGACTTCAAACCCCATATAATTCATGGGGCTATTTTTGAAGGAATGAGTATGGCAGCCATTGGAGGGAAATTGGGAAAGGTACCGGTGGTTATCTTGGAAGAAACTTCTGATCCGAAAAGAAGGTCAAGGAAAGCCATTTGGTTGCAACGGATTTGGGTAAAAGTTGCTGATAAAGTTATAGGGATTGCACCAACTGTAGTTTCTTTTTTAAACGATAAAGTAAAAGTCTCCCATGAAAAACTAATGCTGATTAATAATGGGGTTGGGGAGATTAAAGAAGTTAAGGAAAACGAATTATCACATTTAAAAGCTTCTTTAGGAATTTGCGGAAATGATATTATCCTGGGATCAATAGGCAGGGTTTATGACCAGGTAAAGCGGTTCTCGGATATCCTGGAGGCGATGAAAATCATAAATAATCCCTCACTGAAATTCCTATTAGTGGGGAAAGGACCTGATTTAGAAAATATTAAATTAAAAGCCCGGGAGTTGAAGCTTGAAGATCAACTGATCAGTGTAGGATTTCAGGAATATACAGCCCCCTATTATCAATTGATGGATATATTTTGTTTGGCTTCCGCAAACGAAGGTTTTGGCCTGGTAGCTGCAGAGGCGATGATGCACCATTTGCCCGTAGTGGCCACCAGGGTAGGCGGCTTACAAAATGTGGTGGTGGATGGAGAAACCGGCTTTTTGGTTCCACCATATAGCCCAAAAGATTTGGCCGAAAAAATACAAATCCTAATTGACCAACCTGAGCTCCGAAAAAAATTGGGCGAAGCCGGCCATCAAAGGGCCAGGCAACATTATTCCGCAGAAAGGTATGTGAGAGAGGTGGAAGAATTGTATTTGGAGTTGTTGAGGGAGAAGGGGATCATCCGTCATTTCGAGGGGCATAAGTGA